GATACGATCTTGAAGACCTGGTGGTAGGCATGAATGCACGCTTTACGAAGACCTTGTCCGAGCGGGACGTCTTCCTGTTCGCCGGCGCCAGTGGCGACCGGAACCCCGTGCACCTCGACGAAGAGTACGCGAAGCGAACGCGATTCGGCGGCCGTATCGCGCACGGCATGCTGTCGGCTTCCGTAATTTCCGCGGCGATTGCCGCGCGTCTGCCTGGTCCCGGCTCGATTTATCTCGCGCAGAACCTGAGCTTCAGGCGCCCGGTCAGAATTGGCGAAACGGTCTGCGCAACGGTCACCGTCAAGGAAATCCTGACGGGCCGGCGCCGCGCCGTGCTCGAGACGAGATGCGAAGTGAACGGCATCGTCGTGGTGGACGGCGATGCCGTGGTCATGCCTACGTCTGCCGTCGAGCGTGCGAAGGA
The genomic region above belongs to Paraburkholderia edwinii and contains:
- a CDS encoding MaoC family dehydratase; the encoded protein is MNEAGGYDLEDLVVGMNARFTKTLSERDVFLFAGASGDRNPVHLDEEYAKRTRFGGRIAHGMLSASVISAAIAARLPGPGSIYLAQNLSFRRPVRIGETVCATVTVKEILTGRRRAVLETRCEVNGIVVVDGDAVVMPTSAVERAKEQSRIQSAEMAELAQAADYAAARPPSTR